In Conger conger chromosome 5, fConCon1.1, whole genome shotgun sequence, the DNA window CTTCAACGAGATAGATTTAGTGCAACCCATCTATCAGAACCTTATTGGCCTGTGGAGAGATCGGAGCTGCAAATATGAATGACGGGTTTCCTCCAGTTCATGGAAGATTTCAAAAGTTGGCCTCCAGACATTATAGAGTGATTCCAAATGTCTGAAGTAGCTGTACCACAATCATGTCAAAACAATCTACAGTATTCCATAACACGTGAGTCATAATAGGGCCAAAACTTAAAGCACGGGATTGAAGTTTCTGTGGCGAAGATAGAATATCCTGCAATCTAGAAGATGATACTTATGAGGCCTCTACCTTCCTCCAAGGGACTAAATAATTTGTATCAAGCCAAACCTGAAGATCATGCTAAACAACCTTTTTTAATGACCGAAACTTTCCCCTGCATATTTAAATACagtgaaaccccccccccttgtaTTCTATTGTTTTCAAAGTCTATTTTCTTAATAATAGTTGAAAGAAGGGTGGATTCTATTGGCCAGTCAAACCACTGGGACATCTTTTGATAGATGGTAGGCTAGCATTCAAAGGCATTAAGACAGACTTTTCCCATTTCACTTTAAAACCAGATATTTCACCATATTCTGGGTTAAAGTGAACTGCAAAGTGGTGGAATATGACCACATGActagtttttttgctttttccaaTGCATGAAGAATTGGAAATTATCAGTGGCAAATctttctgttaaaaaaacaaaagatctGATTAGGATCAGCTGGTCACCCTTCAACAGGAGGGTTACTGTCAGGACACAGGTCAGACCGGTCCATGTCGACTTCGGTGCTGGAAGAACGGAAACTCCACAAATGTAGAGGTTGAAAGGTCAGCCATGGTGTGTCCTTGACTGCCATTCACTTGTTAATGTGTCACTGCTCAACAATTTGAGAAATTCCAGGCATTTTCTTTTTGCTGAAAGGTCCTTATTGTATTGGGAAGTGATAGAAAAGCAAATGCGGTGGACTGGGTTGCAGATCTGCAACATTCCAAATTTCTCTTGTTTCTAGACATTGTTGCTACAGAGGCCCGTGATGTCATACAACTGGAACAAAGGAGATGTGTTTTTAAGCCTTGCATTAGTCTGGAACATTGTTATGATGTCACGTGTCTAAATCCATTTCTGCATCCCTCCTCCCACATTGTATTCTGTTATGCTGGGCACAGTCCGTAGGGCGGATGACACTTGTGCCGTATACATTTCCTCCTTTTGCAGGCAGGGGTTTGAACCCCTGCTATGGTACTTTACTGCTGTGGTCCCTTCTCTTTCTGTTGCGGTCTGCTTTCTACAtgtctgaataaagcaaaaaatatgAAAGCAGGAACGCTGACTGTCCAGCTCTCCTTTAAGGAATAAAAAATTCCTGTACTTTCTTTAACAGGAATTTCTTCCTGACCAGCATTGCAAAACAATTTAAGCTTAAGATGGGAACTCTGAGCCATCTGTCTTACTGAATTGTTCCAAACACAAAGTGATCTCATTCACTGTGTGAACTGCTGAGTTGGGGTGGGGTGAAATTTGAAGGGGGGTTGGAACTTTTTTGCCACTTTATGTAGCTTCTCAGTGACACTAGAAAATATAGTGTGCTACATAACTTTGATGTTAAAGAAAGATACCGATAAACTATTGTATTAGTGTCCTCCAACAGATTCATAACCAGAAAGCTGACATTATCACTGTATCACTCGATTCCAGGGCATCTTTTTATCCCTTGTTATTAAAGTTTTATACTCTGAGTGCAGGGCTTGAGCGGGGACCAACAGCTCTAAATCTAGCAAGATCCATTAAACATCAGTCGACCTCATTTAACTTCCTATGTTGCACCGACCTGGATGTGTCCTAACTGATTCTCCCAGCATGTCCACTCGCGTTATTTTGCATTGCCTCTTAAACTGGGCCAAAGTGTGTGGAAGTCTGGAATAAAGTCACTCAGTTCATAGACTAGCACTAATAGCTTCAGCACAGCAATAGAAAGCAGCAGATAATTGATCTGTTTCTCTCCTGAATCCTGAGCAGTTAATGTTAGCTCAGTCAGCAGCTGTATTGAGAGGATGGTTTGGCAGTAAGTAATGTGATGCATAAGGGATGACTGTGTTACCTGGTGCTTCTGGAATTGCCTCCATTCAGAGTCAAGTACGTAATTgtcttttctatgctttactgagcttgtctggtgtattggaacctatgaaatactctcaaaaagttaAAACCCtggcttctggtcctcttggttggccaAATTGCGCCAGGCAAGACCATTCAAGCACAGGaatgtatttgaattcaaaataatAGACTTTTCTGTTTTatcgggggcgacatggctcagtcggaggcagtcggagggttgccggttcgatcccccgcccgggctgtgttgaagtgtccctgagcaagacacctaactcccaaaatgctcctgacgagctggtcggcaccttgcatggcagccaattgccgttggtgtgtgagtgtgtgtatgaatgggtgaatgagaagcatcgattgtacagcgctttggataaaggcgctatataaatgccaaccatttaccatttaccattgaagAATTTTGGAACCACcccaatacatttttatcataATTTTAGAGGTTAACACTAGGCAATTCAAATCCACAATGTTCTGCTGAACCAGAACTGAATTTCTCTCAGTGCACAGTGTAGAGAAATGATTGCTTCTGTTTCTAACACAAGTTTCCAGATATCTATAATAGTTATGTGCCATGCCAAGTGAACTTCAGTTATTTCACTGTTACTATGGCATCTCATCAGAATGCTATATGTTCAGTATTGATTTTCTCCCATTTTTTTCAGGAAGCATTTGGTTTGGTTTTCCATGACCATTACAAATAAAGAGCTTATCGAAAGGCTACCGATCCTATCATTTTCTATTATTGTTAAAAAGAAAGCCTTTTCAAATGATTATTCGCCTAAGCTAGCTTATTCGGGCCTCCATCCAACAGAGGCAAGCGTCATGCAGTTCAAGGTGTTCCTCTCACAAAGGCTGGATTCCATGTGACTTTTGCAGATTTTCACTGCTTTCTGTCTCATTAGAgatgtaaatattttcaaaggattacttctttttttgtgtggagtGTATGTTCTCTCCATATGTTCTCCCTCCTGTTTTCTGTGTGTCccctagggtgtattcctgcctctcgcctaGTGCATGCTGGAATAGATAATTCTGAGATAATTctacacactgaaaaaaatgacttgtagaatttacttaaaaaaatctttgtaaCAAATTGCACTAAAAACAAATAAGTAACTGTAATGCTGGAATATCAAGTACAACATAATTGCCAACATCAAGTAAAATGTGCTTGCTACTAGCCGtaacatttgtgaaaatattgagTACATGTTACTTAATTATGTCCATTCAGGAACATCATGGTCATCAAAATATTAAGTAAATTGTACATGTCTATAATATTTAGTGCCATGAACTGAATAAGTAGATTTTactatattttttcagtttcaattaCTCAGTAGTATTACCTTGTTTTACTCAAtaaaattatgtaaatattcctttttttcttctgatgtTACCAAATGGCAAATTTCACAGACCACAAGATTCAAgtttaatgcaaataaacatttattttgttaagacaagtaaaaacaaaaatgatagGGAGGCAGTCAACTGTTCAAGTGGCCAAACATAATCAAAAAGTGCAAATACCACTGATGTTGTGCAAAGAATGCATACATTCTGAAGAAAGACTGTAGTGAAATTAAAGACTGCAGTGAATCGCAGGGCTtgtaattggtgaaagtgttcacacctggtcaccaaactaaccatttggaagattccaaatggttagtttggtgaccaggtgtgaacacttgtgtatgtgagaatgtgtgagtgtgtgcttgaatgtgtgtttgagagcaatTCTGACTTTAAGGCTTGTTAACCTGCCAGAGCTAGATGATAGACATAACTCAAACAAATCTTTTTTAACAATAAGTAAAATTAACATATATGCCACTCCTACCCAATATTCGTTGTGTCAATATTTTCTTGCTCTTAACAGACAAATCCTCAAATCTGAAGTAAAGATTGGTGCTTTACAACAGTGCaatcacaacataacacaaataaatggGAAACTGAAACAACTTCCAACAACTGGTTGGTCAGGTCAAAGTTCTCTACTCAATGtgcaatagtgtgtgtgtgtgtttgtgtattaccTGTGTAtgttgagtgagtgagagagcgagaaagcaagatagagagcatgtgtgagtgtgtacttgaatgcgtgcgtgcgtgtgtgtgtgtgtgtgtggggggggaggggtggtggtgtgtgtgtttaagagaGCAATTTTGACTTTAAGGCTTGTACTTTTGGGGACAGCTTCATCCCATCCAGTTCCAGGAAAAGTTTCTGAAACACCTCaaaagtgtaatgcagtgtTTGGGGGTATGCAAGGTTGAGGGCATAGATCAGTCCCATCAATAATGTGCAGGCTTTAGCGACGTTTCCACATCCATGCAACACTTCCGTGCCTTCAAGAATGATGGACACATCAACTGGATCCTCTTCAGAAGCACCATGGGCGACCAAGATCTTCAGGACGTGTTCAGTAGCATCACTGCAGTGGTCCTCCTGCATACAAGAAAAGGCGACAATTCtattgagaaaaacaaaatgtattcattcatagACTTTATTGCCTGAGAGTAAATCCTATTTAGTTGACTGAGCTGTGAACTAAACATGTCTAAGCAGAAGGTTTACACCACAACAAATTGGAATGATTGCCTTCCTGGAGAGCAAAGCAAATAGCACTCACTGTGCTGGAGATACTGCTCATTggttgatttaaaaacaaacaaacctcaaCACCAAGTACTAGGACTAGGACTAGAGTCACCTGAGGGTTTGgttgatttaaatgtttgacTACTGGGGGCACATTTAGTCCCAGGGAACCCTATGGCCGCATCTTGGTTTTAGTGATTATACATGTACCTGACAATCTTCAAAAAGATGCTCTCCCTCCTCGCCGAGGTACAGAATGAGGCTGCGGATAACAGTTTCCCGTCTCATCTCAATGCTTTGGTTCTGTAAACAAATAGAaggctgtgtgagtgagaaagtCAGAGGAAAAGGTTCATCTTCctgcaaaactaaaaaaaataaaaaaaataaacacaccttACTCAGTTTAAAGAGAAAAGGCCTCAGTTTGGTCCCCACTACACCCCCCTTGGCCTTCATCAGGGTTAGAAGCTTGGGTGTGTAGGCGTCAAGTCTGTAGATGAAGCTCTGCTCCAGGGAAATTGTGGTAATTCTGCGGAATTCCTCTTTTATCTGCATTtataaaaatcacaaaaacaaaattcaaaCTGATTTGAATAATCTGGTTCAAAATGAAAGGAGTGCAAATTAAGAAGAGAAAATTAAAACCTTAAGACATTCATGATGGAATGATTAATTAGAACCATTGTTACTGCCCAATGGAGCAGGTAATATTTCCATGGGTCTAGATTCACCTACCCCATCTTCACAAAACAATGCAGGCCATCGTTCTCTGAAGTCAGCCGCTGCTGGAGTTCCACTCACAACCTCAAGCCTTCGCATGGAGAatgttttagacattttttcttCAATCACCTTGttgttattcttcttctttacCTCATTGAGAAGttcctgtctctccatctccagaCTGTTGCTAGTTTCTCCACTTGGATGTGGAGGAAGGTAGTTAACCTCTGCTTTCTTCGGTCTCTTGCAATTTTTTGCCGGATTTCGCTCACCCGGGGATTTCCTTTTCAAGGAGTTGACATCGAGCTCAGGACAAGGTACTTCACGCCTTTTCATTTTGCTACGGTAATTAGCCACCTTCCAAGTAAGACGCTGCTGCCACCCATAGATGCCTGAAAATGATGTTTTAGGCTCCCTAAGGCATGGATGCTTTTTTAACAGAGCTTCTACAACAGCCAGTTTTTGAAGACCAGTGGGATAAGCAGTGTAGCAGAAAATGGTGTCAGCAAGTTTGTCCAGTATGCTCGAACTCAAGTTTGGATTGTTAAGGAGTGAGCCATTACTTTCATAAGCCTTATTTCCTACTTGAAGGAGCATTTCCACGTCATATGAAAAGGTGGGAATGACAAAATTAGTTGGCCATGGTTCTGATCGAcactctggggactgtggtgaaATGATGGTGTCCGCTGAGCTAACTGCAGAACTGTCATCCTGGAAAGACTGATCCTGTGCCACTGGAGAGGAAGCAACTGACACCTTGATGGGAGTCACTGGAGAGGAAGCAACTGACACGTTGATGGGAGTCACTGGAGAGGAAGCAAATGACTCGTTGCTGGGAGTCACTGGAGAGGAAGCAAATGACTCGTTGCTGGGAGTCAATGTGAGAATAACAGACTCTTCTGTTCTAACTAGTTTGATTGTGTCTTTGTCCTTAACCAAATCTGTTGACGTTAGAGTGAAGAATTGGTTATCAAATTCTTTGTCCATGTACATAACAGTAAAGCTCCCTTGGAGTTGAAAATGATCCTGTGCAGCTGCTAAAAGTTCATCTACAGTGCTGGGAACTCCACCTGGTAGGATTAACTTGTGAACTTGAGTTTCTTCTATAACAACACGTAGTTGAGTTGGGGCAGACATGTCAGCTATGGGCAAGCACAactaaaagaaaacacaaagaacAAAGATATGATTCAATATGACAAGAGCAAATATTCAATCTAGCCACAATATTCTATGATTAAAGCATCATGGGCTGTGGTGGTGAAGAGGTTAAGGAACCCGGTTAACATGCCAGTAACCACAGAAAGTCAGGGGTTTGAATCCCGCTGTCAccattgtgcccttgagcaaggcacttcaACTCCAGATTGCTCTAGGGGAGACTGGCCCTGAAATAATTAGAGGGCATGACCTCTCTGCAATTGCAAATTGCATCTCTAGTTGAtcattgtaagttgctttggacaaaagtgtcatctgctaaatgcttttaaCAGATAGACAAGCAAATCATAGACCATTGGTTCCCAAACTGGGACATTTTTCAGACAATATAAAATCTGGAATAAATGTATATCAAGGGAAGTTATTACATAACAATAAGGCACAAGCTTGATTCACACAATTTATACTTTACCTAGTTTGACAAGCAGATGTGGTGTTTGAGAGAAACCATACGATCGCCTTGCATTGCATACGTAGCCAATGGGTATGTGTCAATAAGTTGGGACTGCTCAATCACTTTGACTATACTTGTGGACTCCAACTTGAAACATCTAAAATGCTCAAGGTACCCTGCATTTTGCAACTTCAACACAAACACTAAGCGGTCACGAACTATGATGATTTGGAGTATTTCAGCAAAGTCGGGCAATCCACCATTGGAGCCATATACCAAGATCATGCCAACACCGTAACTGGTGCCCTGAAATTCTGCCTGGTTTGTCAAATGAACAGCTGTCTCTTCCGGGAATTTCTGTGATAGGAATTCTTGTATATTCTCATTTACAATCTCTAATGGAACTCTTGACATCTTAGACACAGAGACGGAAGgttttttgacatttgaatcatgTAGATGGTATGCGATCATGGATTGGTGTTTTCTTGCCATAGACTTCAAAACATTACGGAAGCAGTTAGTCTGTCTCACTATCTTCTTAAAGAAGCTATGCTTAGCTTCAAATCTCATCGTCCATAAGGACACTAGCGGACCAAATGCTTTAATGAGCTGCGGATAATGCTCTACAAAATGGTGTTTCGGAATCAGTCTCTCTTGCGGAAAAACACTGCTAAATCTATGTCTATGCTCAGCAATCAGGCTATCTAGGTGACCAATGCTTTCATCTGTGTGGGTAGGTGACATAACCAAGGCAACAACATCTTTGAGTGTCATCAACAACTGCCAGGCTTGTTCCTCTTCTGGTACTTTGGTGCCAATCATAAATGGAAGCAGTCTCAGTAAGCACCAATTTTCAGTTGCGTTACCACCAATGGTTTTACGGGAGGCAAAGCTTAGTGGTATACCTTGGGGACAATTTGTACAGTCTTTCCACTTATAAGGGAACTCTTTGATGATTCTGTTGAGCTCTTCGAAAGTAAAATATTTCTTCTTTATCAAAACACCTAGGCACAGAGCTAATTCAACAGGTACAATACCCTCAAGTAAGTCATGTAGTGCATCAGGTGGGTAACCTGTTGTTAcatgaaaatgatttaatttttGAGTAATTGCACACTGTCTTTTTACTCCGTGACTATGGGTGTTACTAGCCAATGCTGCTTCAATGTCCACCTGATGTTGCCGTTTTGTTCTACTAGGGAATGCTCCTGCCCTAACTTCAAGTTCCTGGAACTGGGATCGTTGTCCGACACAAAACCTACAACTGTACGACCCACTAAAACTTTCAACAAATCCCCCGACTGAGTGGGCACCAAGGTTATCAGCAATGACAGAAAATACAGTGCCCTTTATGATTTTCCCTGAACAGGGTACAAAAATACCATCTTCTTCAAAGCTTTTCAAATCGCTCAATAATGGCTCTAGCACTTTGGAATAACCAAATTCCTTAACGTCACCTGCCTTGCACAAAACGGCTAGGTAAATTGATGATAATGTAGACCTCAAAACTGATGGAATATCAGCAAACACCCAGTAGACACCTGTCACCTTGTGCTTCTTACGAGAGGTTCCTAAAGGGTTACATATTTCAAAATCATCACAGTAGAGAAGAAGTGAAAGTCTTAACTCCTCTCcagacagaaatgtgttttctttaaaGTGGGAACCATCACGGAAACTAGTATACTGATTTGAAGAATCACAATGCCTTGCAATATTCAAAACCTTCTCCTGAATGTCACTATTTTTCAGAACATgcgacaagctttgcaaaattGGTATATATTGGAATGACTTTCCCGCTTTTGCATCAAGAATATATTCCAATGGTTCAACAACAGAGAAACGTTCCTTTACATAACAATTTCGCTTGTATGCTGTGCCAAGTGGACCTTCCTCACTAAAGGCTACACTGATAGGATTTAACTGACAAATGCGATCTACCAATTCTGTGATCACTAACTCTTCAACAATGCAGTCATGACTTTGTAATGTGTTACAGACAATGTTTTTGATAATGGGTGCGGATGCTGAACGAGTAATAAATTGAAGCTCCTCTACAATCTCATCTATACACCTATTAGGCACATTGAAAATGCAATCTAATTTAAGTAATAAGGACCCAAGCTTATCAACAATGACTTGAACTAAGTCTTCGccctcactcacaagcacttcATCGGAGGGAACATCACTTCCATCTAAAAGGCAACTACCAACCTCTATTCTTTGATTTGAATACGtctgaaatacagtatgtttaaaaTC includes these proteins:
- the LOC133129435 gene encoding uncharacterized protein LOC133129435 isoform X1, producing MLCLPIADMSAPTQLRVVIEETQVHKLILPGGVPSTVDELLAAAQDHFQLQGSFTVMYMDKEFDNQFFTLTSTDLVKDKDTIKLVRTEESVILTLTPSNESFASSPVTPSNESFASSPVTPINVSVASSPVTPIKVSVASSPVAQDQSFQDDSSAVSSADTIISPQSPECRSEPWPTNFVIPTFSYDVEMLLQVGNKAYESNGSLLNNPNLSSSILDKLADTIFCYTAYPTGLQKLAVVEALLKKHPCLREPKTSFSGIYGWQQRLTWKVANYRSKMKRREVPCPELDVNSLKRKSPGERNPAKNCKRPKKAEVNYLPPHPSGETSNSLEMERQELLNEVKKKNNNKVIEEKMSKTFSMRRLEVVSGTPAAADFRERWPALFCEDGIKEEFRRITTISLEQSFIYRLDAYTPKLLTLMKAKGGVVGTKLRPFLFKLSKNQSIEMRRETVIRSLILYLGEEGEHLFEDCQEDHCSDATEHVLKILVAHGASEEDPVDVSIILEGTEVLHGCGNVAKACTLLMGLIYALNLAYPQTLHYTFEVFQKLFLELDGMKLSPKVQALKSKLLS
- the LOC133129435 gene encoding uncharacterized protein LOC133129435 isoform X2 — its product is MSAPTQLRVVIEETQVHKLILPGGVPSTVDELLAAAQDHFQLQGSFTVMYMDKEFDNQFFTLTSTDLVKDKDTIKLVRTEESVILTLTPSNESFASSPVTPSNESFASSPVTPINVSVASSPVTPIKVSVASSPVAQDQSFQDDSSAVSSADTIISPQSPECRSEPWPTNFVIPTFSYDVEMLLQVGNKAYESNGSLLNNPNLSSSILDKLADTIFCYTAYPTGLQKLAVVEALLKKHPCLREPKTSFSGIYGWQQRLTWKVANYRSKMKRREVPCPELDVNSLKRKSPGERNPAKNCKRPKKAEVNYLPPHPSGETSNSLEMERQELLNEVKKKNNNKVIEEKMSKTFSMRRLEVVSGTPAAADFRERWPALFCEDGIKEEFRRITTISLEQSFIYRLDAYTPKLLTLMKAKGGVVGTKLRPFLFKLSKNQSIEMRRETVIRSLILYLGEEGEHLFEDCQEDHCSDATEHVLKILVAHGASEEDPVDVSIILEGTEVLHGCGNVAKACTLLMGLIYALNLAYPQTLHYTFEVFQKLFLELDGMKLSPKVQALKSKLLS